One genomic window of Panicum hallii strain FIL2 chromosome 6, PHallii_v3.1, whole genome shotgun sequence includes the following:
- the LOC112897148 gene encoding protein ODORANT1-like isoform X1, protein MGRQPCCDKVGLKKGPWTAEEDQKLVSFILGNGQCCWRAVPKLAGACCIPRRSSFDRLGLTTLVIEKNLPRLALKTGLLRCGKSCRLRWTNYLRPDLKRGLLSDAEEKLVIDLHAQLGNRWSKIASHLPGRTDNEIKNHWNTHIKKKLKKMGIDPLTHKPLAPPPQQQEHQPIPPPTGGSPEAQPSPPPERSPPEEKAVPVSATATATATSSSEHGDSELLLSKSPGFCTDEVPMMHPDEIMVPLGDQPPPLPASACAPAPAAAVSTPTTSYSTSASSSSLSRDEESPFAFMDMELPEFVLQMGLDDVDARWRDCLLQPPLSPSPVFEDPFDSYQLQRNGVLFSSY, encoded by the exons ATGGGGAGGCAGCCGTGCTGCGACAAGGTGGGGCTGAAGAAGGGCCCGTGGACGGCGGAGGAGGACCAGAAGCTCGTCAGCTTCATCCTCGGCAACGGCCAGTGCTGCTGGCGCGCCGTGCCCAAGCTCGCCGGTGCGTGCTGCatccctcgccggagctcgttcGACCGTCTCGGCTTAACGACTCTTGTGATTGAAAAAAATTTACCACGTCTTGCGCTGAAAACAGGGCTGCTCCGGTGCGGGAAGAGCTGCCGGCTGCGGTGGACGAACTACCTGCGGCCGGACCTCAAGAGGGGCCTGCTCTCCGACGCCGAGGAGAAGCTCGTCATCGACCTGCACGCCCAGCTCGGCAACAG GTGGTCCAAGATTGCGTCGCACTTGCCGGGGCGAACGGACAACGAGATCAAGAACCACTGGAACACCCACATCAAGAAGAAGCTCAAGAAGATGGGGATCGACCCCCTCACGCACAAGCCCCTCGCGCCGCCTCCGCAGCAGCAGGAGCACCAACCGATTCCACCGCCCaccggcggctcgccggaggcGCAGCCATCGCCACCTCCGGAGCGGAGTCCTCCGGAGGAGAAGGCGGTGCCGGtgtcggccacggccacggcgacGGCCACAAGTAGTAGCGAGCACGGCGACAGCGAGCTGCTCCTCAGCAAGTCCCCCGGCTTCTGCACAGACGAGGTGCCGATGATGCACCCGGACGAGATCATGGTGCCACTGGGTGACCAGCCGCCGCCATTACCAGCGTCGGCttgcgcccccgcccccgccgccgcggtctCGACGCCGACGACGTCCTACTCCACCTCGGCGTCGTCGTCCAGCCTGAGCCGCGACGAGGAGTCGCCGTTCGCGTTCATGGACATGGAGTTGCCGGAGTTCGTGCTCCAGATGGGGCTAGACGACGTGGACGCGCGGTGGCGCGACTGCCTGCTGCAGCCACCGCTGTCCCCGTCGCCGGTCTTCGAGGACCCCTTCGATTCCTACCAGTTGCAGAGGAATGGCGTGCTCTTCTCTAGTTATTAG
- the LOC112897148 gene encoding protein ODORANT1-like isoform X2 gives MGRQPCCDKVGLKKGPWTAEEDQKLVSFILGNGQCCWRAVPKLAGLLRCGKSCRLRWTNYLRPDLKRGLLSDAEEKLVIDLHAQLGNRWSKIASHLPGRTDNEIKNHWNTHIKKKLKKMGIDPLTHKPLAPPPQQQEHQPIPPPTGGSPEAQPSPPPERSPPEEKAVPVSATATATATSSSEHGDSELLLSKSPGFCTDEVPMMHPDEIMVPLGDQPPPLPASACAPAPAAAVSTPTTSYSTSASSSSLSRDEESPFAFMDMELPEFVLQMGLDDVDARWRDCLLQPPLSPSPVFEDPFDSYQLQRNGVLFSSY, from the exons ATGGGGAGGCAGCCGTGCTGCGACAAGGTGGGGCTGAAGAAGGGCCCGTGGACGGCGGAGGAGGACCAGAAGCTCGTCAGCTTCATCCTCGGCAACGGCCAGTGCTGCTGGCGCGCCGTGCCCAAGCTCGCCG GGCTGCTCCGGTGCGGGAAGAGCTGCCGGCTGCGGTGGACGAACTACCTGCGGCCGGACCTCAAGAGGGGCCTGCTCTCCGACGCCGAGGAGAAGCTCGTCATCGACCTGCACGCCCAGCTCGGCAACAG GTGGTCCAAGATTGCGTCGCACTTGCCGGGGCGAACGGACAACGAGATCAAGAACCACTGGAACACCCACATCAAGAAGAAGCTCAAGAAGATGGGGATCGACCCCCTCACGCACAAGCCCCTCGCGCCGCCTCCGCAGCAGCAGGAGCACCAACCGATTCCACCGCCCaccggcggctcgccggaggcGCAGCCATCGCCACCTCCGGAGCGGAGTCCTCCGGAGGAGAAGGCGGTGCCGGtgtcggccacggccacggcgacGGCCACAAGTAGTAGCGAGCACGGCGACAGCGAGCTGCTCCTCAGCAAGTCCCCCGGCTTCTGCACAGACGAGGTGCCGATGATGCACCCGGACGAGATCATGGTGCCACTGGGTGACCAGCCGCCGCCATTACCAGCGTCGGCttgcgcccccgcccccgccgccgcggtctCGACGCCGACGACGTCCTACTCCACCTCGGCGTCGTCGTCCAGCCTGAGCCGCGACGAGGAGTCGCCGTTCGCGTTCATGGACATGGAGTTGCCGGAGTTCGTGCTCCAGATGGGGCTAGACGACGTGGACGCGCGGTGGCGCGACTGCCTGCTGCAGCCACCGCTGTCCCCGTCGCCGGTCTTCGAGGACCCCTTCGATTCCTACCAGTTGCAGAGGAATGGCGTGCTCTTCTCTAGTTATTAG
- the LOC112898568 gene encoding protein TIFY 6a-like: MERDFLGAIGRAGKGGGDAVKEGRTESDNPPATQWQFPATSGAAPAFMSFRMAREEVSKEFSISGFRPPAAAPTGDVFDGIKKQASLPVMPQQRQFGLNNQVTAPQYPAAPHGQRVQGMDYSVAAHHHLPAGTRMVQPVSVRHPSPFNQSNPMLGSQSFHNGTVGPFKNQPFTMSNGFGGSTVGVYGSRNPRSQTSTQLTIFYNGSVNVFDNVPVEKAKELMMLASRASIPSPPSAPHKPDSPISAPAKVNVPEVLPARQIVIQKPEPSVPHVSTTSSPVPVVPQVVALSRNTSNCTIEPMRPKPAVQMPVTAPTSQAMPVTAATSQAPSSQPMPLATTSAAVPRAVPQARKASLARFLEKRKERVTTVEPYPTSKSPLQSSDTIGSPSAPTKSWSTDIAPTSSNGEEPLLFGQPRNISFSTEACPSTKLQI, encoded by the exons ATGGAGAGGGACTTCCTGGGCGCGATTGGCAGGGCGGGgaagggcggcggcgacgcggtgAAGGAGGGCCGGACGGAGTCAG ATAACCCGCCGGCGACGCAGTGGCAGTTCCCGGCGACGtccggcgcggcgccggcgttcATGTCTTTCCGGATGGCCAGGGAGGAGGTCTCCAAGGAGTTCTCCATCTCCGGGttccggccgccggcggcggcgccaaccGGAGACGTCTTCGACGGCATCAAGAAGCAGGCCTCCTTGCCCGTGATGCCTCAGCAG AGGCAATTCGGGCTCAACAACCAGGTCACGGCGCCACAGTATCCCGCTGCGCCGCACGGCCAGCGCGTGCAGGGGATGGATTACAGCGTGGCGGCGCATCATCATCTCCCCGCTGGAACAAGGATGGTTCAGCCGGTCTCGGTGCGGCATCCTTCGCCGTTCAACCAGTCGAACCCGATGCTCGGGTCGCAGAGCTTCCACAACGGCACCGTCGGACCATTCAAGAACCAGCCTTTCACCATGAGCAATGGGTTCGGTGGTTCTACGGTTGGCGTGTATGGCTCAAG GAACCCGCGTAGTCAGACCTCAACGCAGTTGACAATATTCTACAATGGTTCTGTAAATGTATTCGACAACGTCCCCGTGGAGAAG GCTAAAGAACTTATGATGTTAGCCAGCAGGGCATCTATCCCAAGCCCACCAAGCGCACCGCACAAGCCGGATTCACCTATTTCTGCCCCTGCGAAGGTCAACGTGCCTGAGGTTTTGCCTGCTAGGCAGATCGTAATTCAGAAACCAGAGCCGTCCGTGCCTCATGTATCAACCACTTCAAGTCCAGTTCCCGTTGTCCCACAAGTTGTGGCTCTCTCCAGGAACACATCCAACTGTACCATAGAACCCATGAGGCCAAAACCTGCAGTTCAAATGCCGGTCACTGCTCCTACCAGTCAGGCAATGCCGGTCACTGCTGCTACCAGTCAGGCACCCTCGTCTCAGCCAATGCCTCTGGCAACTACAAGTGCTGCTGTGCCAAGAG CTGTCCCTCAAGCTCGGAAAGCATCTCTTGCCCGATTCTTGGAGAAGCGAAAGGAGAG AGTGACTACTGTTGAGCCATACCCGACATCAAAGAGCCCGCTACAGAGCAGCGACACCATAGGCAGCCCTAGCGCTCCCACCAAATCGTGGTCCACAGACATCGCCCCGACGAGCAGCAACGGCGAGGAGCCCTTGCTCTTCGGCCAGCCCCGGAACATCAGCTTCAGCACCGAGGCGTGCCCCAGCACGAAGTTGCAGATCTGA